A DNA window from Pyrus communis chromosome 3, drPyrComm1.1, whole genome shotgun sequence contains the following coding sequences:
- the LOC137729312 gene encoding ycf3-interacting protein 1, chloroplastic-like has product MGLQVLQVAPPPPLTSSSSSSCRVQTLPLWLNQRNCHCRHSRPQLALPPRHSYKRTALSLLGRKDRKLQASSSSSSTTQQDQDDEEEYEDDEGDEEDESDPDPEDLEYVAQIKRVLELLRKNRDMIFSEVKLTVMIEDLREVERRRLLGIEDPDAPTREELADVLEEVNEGKIPKNRLALKLLAAEMNQWPNLEVQITPAKKKPGKSLYARVTDTGIDLQEAAKRLKIDWDTAAEIDDGDLKDENEVPSVLGYGALYLVTAFPVIIGVSVVLILFYNSLQ; this is encoded by the exons ATGGGTTTGCAAGTTCTCCAAGTGGCGCCACCGCCACCACTcacttcctcctcctcatcttctTGTCGGGTCCAGACCCTCCCACTCTGGCTCAACCAACGCAACTGCCACTGCCGCCACTCGCGGCCTCAGCTTGCTCTTCCGCCCCGCCACTCGTACAAAAGAACCGCACTCTCGCTCCTCGGTAGGAAAGATAGGAAATTGCAAgcttcttcatcatcttcttcaactACCCAACAAGACCAGGACGACGAAGAAGAATATGAAGACGACGAaggagatgaagaagatgaatcgGACCCTGACCCGGAAGACCTCGAATACGTTGCCCAAATCAAAAGG GTGTTGGAGCTTCTCCGGAAGAACAGAGACATGATTTTCAGCGAG GTTAAGCTCACTGTTATGATTGAGGACCTGCGAGAAGTTGAGCGCAGGAGGCTCCTCGGAATTGAAGATCCTGATGCCCCTACTAGGGAGGAATTGGCCGATGTTCTTGAGGAA GTGAATGAAggaaaaatcccaaaaaatcgACTTGCTCTTAAACTGCTGGCAGCGGAAATGAATCAATGGCCTAATCTAGAG GTTCAGATTACACCAGCGAAGAAAAAGCCTGGTAAGTCCCTATATGCAAGAGTGACAGACACTGGTATTGATCTTCAAGAGGCTGCAAAGAGACTGAAGATTGATTGGGATACGGCTGCTGAGATTGATGATGGTGATCTTAAAGATGAAAACGAAGTGCCttcggttttg GGCTATGGCGCGCTGTACTTAGTCACGGCTTTCCCCGTCATTATTGGTGTATCAGtggtattaattttattttacaattcgCTCCAGTAG
- the LOC137729311 gene encoding uncharacterized protein: MDYPFSGDMSDYFILGDLEKQISVDPISLKESYREVSAAPVAVVPAIAAPKLNALDQLPPLLPPSKPKFLSFSLPNSATSSPRVKKKWKEESQASPRLENLSHLQQEIEFRRTKSCGQRALAPSDDFDLWLFKPNAADKVTTYYSGLSRARSNRGTDKNGKNRDPHDDGFTCGALCLFIPGFGGKAKPVRARRVEPDELGNVISRTVSLEKFECGSWASAMINEQEDDTTGHYFDLPLELIRSSVNEADSPISTSFVFGTDRKGALKNGSTRAQGRKSHGSSRHVWFSTSSDATSPTACVTPRLRKARDDFKAFLEAEST; this comes from the coding sequence ATGGATTATCCGTTTTCGGGCGATATGAGTGACTATTTTATTCTTGGAGACCTAGAAAAGCAGATTTCTGTAGATCCAATATCACTGAAAGAATCTTATAGAGAGGTGAGTGCTGCCCCAGTAGCGGTGGTGCCTGCTATTGCTGCTCCAAAGCTGAATGCACTTGACCAACTACCGCCCCTGTTGCCGCCCTCAAAGCCCAAGTTCTTAAGCTTCAGCCTCCCAAACTCAGCAACCTCATCGCCGCGAGTGAAGAAGAAATGGAAAGAAGAAAGCCAAGCGTCTCCCCGGCTGGAGAATCTGAGCCACCTGCAGCAGGAAATTGAGTTCCGGCGGACCAAGTCATGTGGTCAACGAGCACTTGCCCCATCAGATGACTTTGATCTCTGGTTGTTCAAACCGAATGCCGCTGATAAAGTCACCACGTATTACAGCGGTCTCTCCAGAGCTAGGTCCAACAGAGGTACTGATAAAAATGGCAAGAACAGGGACCCCCATGATGATGGATTCACGTGTGGGGCCCTGTGCTTGTTCATTCCTGGCTTTGGTGGCAAGGCAAAGCCAGTGAGAGCAAGAAGGGTAGAGCCTGATGAATTGGGAAATGTCATATCCAGGACAGTTTCCTTGGAAAAGTTTGAATGTGGCTCATGGGCTTCAGCTATGATAAATGAGCAGGAAGATGACACCACCGGTCACTACTTTGATCTGCCATTGGAGCTGATACGGAGCAGCGTCAACGAGGCAGATTCGCCAATTTCAACGTCTTTTGTGTTTGGCACGGATCGAAAGGGTGCCCTGAAGAACGGATCAACAAGAGCACAAGGCCGGAAATCGCATGGCTCGTCACGCCACGTTTGGTTTTCTACATCATCAGATGCTACATCACCAACTGCTTGCGTTACGCCTCGCTTGCGCAAAGCAAGGGATGATTTCAAAGCTTTCTTAGAAGCAGAGAGTACATAA
- the LOC137729520 gene encoding galactan beta-1,4-galactosyltransferase GALS3-like isoform X1: protein MAKEKKLPVGVVWNYAVELKLLLTALLILCTFATLLQFIPSRFTFSTSDLRFCISRVIPPAQVQALAQAPVQSDIANATAVAAALLSSPAPSSIPSSPLPTPPPPPPPSVELDKVLSNGVLKRAFNPYGSAAYSFITMGTYRGGMNTFAVVGLASKPLHVFSNPKYECQWVPNLNSTPPISSIGYKILPDWGYGRVYTVVVVNCTFSQPINADNSGGKLLLLATTEGGGDRNFNTTDTIQALTEAPGTVNAGIFTAKPKYDYFYCGSSLFGNLSPQRVREWIAYHVRLFGPRSHFVIHDAGGIHEEVLEVLKPWMELGYVTLQDIREQERFDGYYHNQFMVVNDCLHRYKFMAKWMFFFDVDEYIYMPPKSNIKSVLDSLSDYTQFTIEQMPMSNKLCLFEDYRKTYRKWGFEKLVYKDVKRGIRRDRKYAVQPRNVYATGVHMSQNVAGKTTHKTERRIKYFHYHGTIATRREPCRQLINTTETNVDQIPYVVDTTMRMVAGSVKKFELRMIGDRLQKTRQ from the exons ATGGCGAAGGAGAAGAAGCTGCCCGTCGGAGTCGTCTGGAACTACGCCGTGGAGCTGAAGCTACTACTCACGGCTCTGTTAATCCTCTGCACGTTTGCTACTCTTCTCCAATTCATCCCTTCCCGCTTCACCTTCTCCACCTCCGACCTCCGCTTCTGCATCTCCAGAGTCATCCCTCCGGCCCAAGTCCAGGCCCTCGCCCAAGCACCGGTCCAGTCAGATATAGCCAACGCAACCGCCGTAGCTGCAGCACTACTCTCTTCGCCAGCACCATCATCAATACCATCTTCCCCGCTGCCAACGCCACCGCCGCCTCCGCCGCCATCTGTTGAGCTCGACAAGGTGCTCAGCAATGGCGTCCTCAAACGGGCGTTCAACCCGTACGGCTCCGCCGCCTACAGCTTCATCACCATGGGAACTTACAGAGGCGGGATGAACACTTTCGCCGTTGTGGGTCTGGCCTCGAAGCCTCTCCACGTCTTCTCCAACCCCAAGTACGAGTGCCAGTGGGTCCCCAATCTCAATTCGACCCCACCCATTTCTTCAATCGGGTATAAAATCCTCCCGGATTGGGGCTACGGCCGGGTCTACACCGTCGTAGTCGTGAACTGCACATTCTCCCAGCCCATCAATGCTGACAACTCCGGCGGTAAGCTCCTCCTATTAGCCACCACCGAAGGCGGCGGAGACCGGAATTTCAACACTACCGACACAATACAGGCCTTAACTGAAGCCCCCGGAACTGTAAACGCCGGAATCTTCACCGCCAAGCCAAAATACGACTATTTCTACTGTGGGTCTTCGTTGTTCGGAAATCTGAGTCCCCAGAGAGTGAGGGAGTGGATTGCTTACCACGTCCGGCTGTTCGGGCCGAGATCCCATTTCGTAATCCACGACGCCGGGGGGATCCATGAGGAGGTGCTGGAGGTTCTGAAGCCATGGATGGAGCTCGGATACGTGACGCTGCAGGACATCAGGGAGCAGGAGAGGTTCGATGGGTATTATCACAACCAGTTCATGGTAGTGAATGATTGCTTGCACAGGTATAAATTCATGGCGAAGTGGATGTTCTTCTTTGATGTGGACGAGTACATTTACATGCCTCCCAAGAGCAACATTAAGTCGGTGCTCGATTCCCTGTCGGATTACACGCAGTTCACCATCGAGCAGATGCCGATGAGCAACAAGCTCTGCCTCTTTGAAGATTACCGCAAAACTTACAG GAAATGGGGGTTTGAGAAACTTGTGTACAAAGATGTGAAGAGAGGAATACGAAGGGACCGGAAATACGCAGTGCAGCCGCGCAATGTGTACGCCACGGGCGTTCACATGTCGCAGAATGTAGCGGGAAAGACGACTCACAAGACGGAGAGAAGGATCAAGTACTTCCATTACCACGGAACCATTGCCACCCGGCGTGAGCCCTGCCGGCAGCTGATCAACACGACGGAGACCAATGTTGACCAAATACCTTATGTTGTGGACACAACCATGAGAATGGTTGCTGGTTCTGTGAAGAAGTTTGAGCTCAGGATGATTGGAGACAGATTACAAAAGACCAGACAATAA
- the LOC137729520 gene encoding galactan beta-1,4-galactosyltransferase GALS3-like isoform X2 yields the protein MAKEKKLPVGVVWNYAVELKLLLTALLILCTFATLLQFIPSRFTFSTSDLRFCISRVIPPAQVQALAQAPVQSDIANATAVAAALLSSPAPSSIPSSPLPTPPPPPPPSVELDKVLSNGVLKRAFNPYGSAAYSFITMGTYRGGMNTFAVVGLASKPLHVFSNPKYECQWVPNLNSTPPISSIGYKILPDWGYGRVYTVVVVNCTFSQPINADNSGGKLLLLATTEGGGDRNFNTTDTIQALTEAPGTVNAGIFTAKPKYDYFYCGSSLFGNLSPQRVREWIAYHVRLFGPRSHFVIHDAGGIHEEVLEVLKPWMELGYVTLQDIREQERFDGYYHNQFMVVNDCLHRYKFMAKWMFFFDVDEYIYMPPKSNIKSVLDSLSDYTQFTIEQMPMSNKLCLFEDYRKTYSLLHLDVENVNFDQVVCWHEMFILLAHSSAFAEGSSES from the exons ATGGCGAAGGAGAAGAAGCTGCCCGTCGGAGTCGTCTGGAACTACGCCGTGGAGCTGAAGCTACTACTCACGGCTCTGTTAATCCTCTGCACGTTTGCTACTCTTCTCCAATTCATCCCTTCCCGCTTCACCTTCTCCACCTCCGACCTCCGCTTCTGCATCTCCAGAGTCATCCCTCCGGCCCAAGTCCAGGCCCTCGCCCAAGCACCGGTCCAGTCAGATATAGCCAACGCAACCGCCGTAGCTGCAGCACTACTCTCTTCGCCAGCACCATCATCAATACCATCTTCCCCGCTGCCAACGCCACCGCCGCCTCCGCCGCCATCTGTTGAGCTCGACAAGGTGCTCAGCAATGGCGTCCTCAAACGGGCGTTCAACCCGTACGGCTCCGCCGCCTACAGCTTCATCACCATGGGAACTTACAGAGGCGGGATGAACACTTTCGCCGTTGTGGGTCTGGCCTCGAAGCCTCTCCACGTCTTCTCCAACCCCAAGTACGAGTGCCAGTGGGTCCCCAATCTCAATTCGACCCCACCCATTTCTTCAATCGGGTATAAAATCCTCCCGGATTGGGGCTACGGCCGGGTCTACACCGTCGTAGTCGTGAACTGCACATTCTCCCAGCCCATCAATGCTGACAACTCCGGCGGTAAGCTCCTCCTATTAGCCACCACCGAAGGCGGCGGAGACCGGAATTTCAACACTACCGACACAATACAGGCCTTAACTGAAGCCCCCGGAACTGTAAACGCCGGAATCTTCACCGCCAAGCCAAAATACGACTATTTCTACTGTGGGTCTTCGTTGTTCGGAAATCTGAGTCCCCAGAGAGTGAGGGAGTGGATTGCTTACCACGTCCGGCTGTTCGGGCCGAGATCCCATTTCGTAATCCACGACGCCGGGGGGATCCATGAGGAGGTGCTGGAGGTTCTGAAGCCATGGATGGAGCTCGGATACGTGACGCTGCAGGACATCAGGGAGCAGGAGAGGTTCGATGGGTATTATCACAACCAGTTCATGGTAGTGAATGATTGCTTGCACAGGTATAAATTCATGGCGAAGTGGATGTTCTTCTTTGATGTGGACGAGTACATTTACATGCCTCCCAAGAGCAACATTAAGTCGGTGCTCGATTCCCTGTCGGATTACACGCAGTTCACCATCGAGCAGATGCCGATGAGCAACAAGCTCTGCCTCTTTGAAGATTACCGCAAAACTTACAG CCTTTTGCATTTAGATGTTGAAAATGTAAATTTTGATCAAGTTGTCTGTTGGCATGAAATGTTTATTCTGCTGGCACATTCCTCTGCTTTTGCTGAAGGGTCCTCCGAGTCCTAG